The proteins below come from a single Papaver somniferum cultivar HN1 chromosome 11, ASM357369v1, whole genome shotgun sequence genomic window:
- the LOC113322363 gene encoding cationic peroxidase 1-like, with product MAYHFSSSFHFFPYVIVLCMLGLMYINTTSAQLSANFYATSCPNVLSTIQTAVRAAVANERRMGASLLRLHFHDCFVNGCDASILLDDTASFTGEKNAGPNANSVRGYDVIDTIKSQVEALCPKTVSCADILAVAARDSVVALGGRSWKVPLGRRDSKTASANGVNSLPGPGSSLSGLITNFANKGFTAKEMVTLSGSHSIGQAQCASFQSRIHTESNIDTAFANSLKGICPASGSSSNLAPLDSTPILFDNTYYKNLISKKGLLHSDQELFNGGSTDAQVTAYSKNNPKFLTDFAVAMVKMGNLSPLTGSKGEIRTNCGKIN from the exons ATGGCTTACCATTTCTCTTCTAGTTTTCATTTCTTTCCCTATGTCATAGTATTGTGTATGTTGGGGTTGATGTATATTAACACAACATCTGCTCAGCTGTCTGCCAATTTTTACGCGACTAGTTGCCCCAATGTCCTTTCCACCATCCAAACTGCAGTGCGAGCTGCGGTTGCAAACGAACGTAGAATGGGAGCGTCATTACTACGTCTTCATTTCCATGACTGTTTTGTTAAT GGTTGTGATGCATCCATTCTGTTGGACGACACAGCAAGCTTCACTGGTGAAAAGAATGCAGGGCCGAATGCAAATTCTGTGAGAGGGTATGATGTTATTGACACAATAAAATCTCAAGTTGAGGCACTCTGCCCTAAAACTGTTTCATGTGCTGACATTCTTGCCGTTGCTGCTCGGGATTCTGTCGTTGCT TTGGGTGGTCGATCATGGAAGGTACCATTAGGAAGACGAGACTCCAAGACTGCAAGTGCGAATGGTGTAAATAGTCTACCTGGTCCTGGTTCTTCTCTCAGTGGCCTGATCACGAACTTTGCTAACAAAGGTTTTACTGCTAAAGAAATGGTGACTCTCTCTG GATCTCATTCTATTGGTCAAGCTCAATGTGCAAGTTTCCAGAGCAGAATCCACACCGAATCCAACATAGACACAGCATTTGCAAACTCCTTGAAGGGGATTTGTCCAGCATCAGGAAGCAGCAGTAACCTGGCTCCTCTCGATTCAACCCCAATACTATTTGATAACACTTATTACAAGAATTTGATAAGCAAGAAAGGACTTCTTCATTCTGATCAAGAACTCTTCAACGGAGGCTCAACAGATGCTCAAGTCACAGCTTATAGCAAAAACAACCCTAAGTTCTTGACTGATTTTGCAGTTGCCATGGTAAAGATGGGTAATCTTAGCCCTCTAACAGGTAGTAAGGGAGAGATTAGAACTAACTGTGGGAAAATCAACTAA